In the Pseudobacteriovorax antillogorgiicola genome, AGAGCTCAAGGGACCAACTATTTACTTCTTAAATCATGGTAAGGGTTGAGCAATAAGGCGGTAGGTGATTGCAAGTCACCGGCTCGTAAACGCTTGCGGAGAGAGAAACTTCAGGTTAAAAATTCAGCTTGTTGGGCTTTTTCTTCTCGACGCTACACTTACGAGCCGTCTTTGACTTCTTTTTTGTAGTAGCCTTAGGATGCAAAGCATGACGAAATGTTGCAGGTGCTTGATTGTTTTTTTGGGCAACTATACAAATATCTATTTTTATTGATTTTTATACTTAAGGGAGAAATGATGGCAGGATATGTTCAAGAAGTCAGTGATGCTGATTTCGAATCGAGAGTGATTGAAAACCAAAGGCCATGCTTGGTAGATTTTTGGGCCCCTTGGTGCGGCCCATGTCAGATGATTGGCCCTGTTCTTGATAAACTAGCGCAAGAATTTGAGGGTGATGTTGATATATTTAAGATGAATGTTGATGCCAACTCGACTGTTCCTCAAGGAATGGGAGTTCGCTCGATTCCATATCTCGTCACCTTTAAAAATGGCGAATTAAAAGACACGATCGTAGGTGCACCAGATCCTCAGAAGTTGGTCGATCTCATGGAAAATTTGCTAGAAGAATGATTTAGAGAGACGAGGATGGTCATCACTCTTTTTTACAAGAGTGATGACCGACCGAAGATCCATTATCTCACCGAAGGCTTCACACCAACAACTAATACACCAATCAACGAACCATCATCATCATGAAGAGGATAAGAAACTTCCACCTGCCTTTTGCCAGTGTGAGGGCTTCTTGTGAAAGGCTGAATATAGTATTCTTTGTGTTCTACTGCTATTTCTCGATAGCTTTTCTGATCCCGCTGGTCGTACTGAGTCAGCAGGTTTGCTGTACAAACCGGAACACCCTCACGATCCAAAACGAAAAGTTCCGCAACGCGATATTGCTCTTTTGTGTCTTCTAGAATCTCTGAACATGGATTTTTTACAACGCCAACAATCCACTCTGGAATGTCCTGACCTTCTTCTCCAAGCTCGGCATAATTCAAACCAGATTTACTAGACCAGGTATCCCAAATTCTTGTTCTCTCTTGTAAAGACATACGGCTCTTGTTGGCTTCACTACTGATCACATGATCGATAATCTGATCATTTTGAAAGAGCTGTAGGTAAATTTCCTCGGACTTTTCAATGGCCTGGCGTTTCTGGCTAGAAATTGAAAAACCCATCAGCTGGGGAGCAAGTGTCGCTATAATTGCGAACTTAAATATTCTCACGTTGAACCTCACCTTTGTTGCATTCATGATCAAGACCCAATGTCTTGAACATCAAGCCCATCGGTTCCAAGACAGCTCACTCTAGAGGCCGTAAAATTTTTCTTGTAAGCCACCGCCAAGGGCTAAAGAATGCAGGTATTTTTCTATCGACTGACTGGCCAATTATCTATTTTTTATGACTTTTTCCGAAAATGGCAAATTCAGGAACCTGCAAACTCATGGGTATTTTATCGAGGTAAGCTGGAACATTATAATCGCAATGCTGCAAGTTAGTATTGCTTAAGATCACCTCTTACAAAAATGAAGCCCTTGGCATTCAACACCTACCTATGGGAAACAAGTTCCTGTTAAAAAAGCATCAAGGGCTTACCTCTGAATCTCGCTGATTTTTTTAGCTATCTTAATCTCAACTACAAAGTAAATCTTTAGAATTCCGCAAAATTCGAGACTCACAAACCCGACTCAACACACAGGAGAATCCTATGACTAGTGATTTCAATCGTCGCTCCTTCTTGAAATCATCCATGGGGAGCTTTGGCTTTCTAAGCCTTGGAACCCAACTCACTTCAATGGCTTCTGGTCAAGAACTGCTGGACTTCCGGTCGCTCAAGTCACTCGGTCCCTTAGGATCTCCAGATTCCCAAGGAATCCGCTTACCTCAGGGTTTTTCTTCACGACAAATTGCTCGTACGGGACATCGCGTAGTTCGTGATACCGATGGCAGAAAAACGGACTATCGCTGGCACATTTATCCCGATGGTGGGGCTTGCTTTCCTCAAAACGATGGTGGATGGGTATACACGTCGAACAGTGAGATTTTCCTCGCCGGTGGCGCGGGCGCAATAAGGTTCAATGCCGACGGACAGATTGAGGATGCCTACGGAATACTTGGAGGCACCAGCCAGAATTGTGCTGGCGGCGCTACTCCTTGGGGAACGTGGCTATCATGCGAGGAGATCCCTTTCGGTTCAGTTTTTGAGTGTGATGTTGTAAGAGATGGTTGCAGTGAGAAGCGATCTGGGCTTGGCAAGTTCAAGCATGAAGCTGTTGCTATCGACCCCGTAAACATGCAAGCCTATCTTACAGAAGATGAAGGTGATGGCTGCTTTTACCGGTATACACCCGCTTCTGTAGATCTCAATGGTCGCATGGACTTAGACAATGGTCTCTTAGAAGTAGCCGTGGAAGATGGAGGTTTTGTTTCATGGGTTCCTTTAGAGAATAGTACTCCTGGTTTGTTCCAAACTCCTACCCGCAAGCAAATTCGCAATGCGACCAAGTTCGATGGCGGTGAAGGTATTAGCTTTCATGAAGGCATGATCTACTTTACAACGAAAGGCGACAATCGAGTTTGGTTCTATGATACCAATGATCAGTCTCTGGGGCTTCTCTATGACAAAGCAACGTCGGATACTCCCATTCTGAGTGGAGTCGATAATGTTACCGTTTCAAAGGACGGTCATGTTCTTGTCGCAGAGGATGGCGGGCAAATGCAAATTGTCGTCATCGGTCCCTGGGGCGATGTATATCCTTTGGTAAAAGTTGAAAATCAGGACCACTCTGAAATCACCGGCCCTGCAATTAGTCCAAACGGCAAGCGCCTCTACTTCAGCTCCCAACGAGGAATAAACAACAAATTCGCTCAGAACACTGGTGTTACTTACGAAATCCAAGGCATCTTCGAATCCTAAATATTTGAGCGGCACAAAGCCGCTCCCCCGATATATCTTAGGTAAACTAGAAGCGCAGATTACAAACGATGCCCCGATGATCGGAGGGCGCTTGGAAGCTGTTATGACTTCTTTCTACAAAGCAGTCCTTCTTACTAACCCTGTGCCCGGTGACGTAATCAAGTTGAATATTTGCGCCATACCAAGCATTAAATGTGGACCCCCAAAAAAAGTTCTTGAGTGGGGTTTGATCCAACAGAGTGGTCAAAGGTCTACTGCCTGGCTGAACATTGAGATCTCCAACAAAAATAGTTGGCACTCGCCAATTACCATTGATGCCACCAAGGGCGTCTCTCATGATGTTAGCAGAACCCTGCTGGGAATTCCGGTCAACTCCCCAGTGAGATGCAACAAAGACAAATCGCTGCCCGGTAGGCTTTACCTCAAACTCCAGCCATTCTGCGGAACGATTCCCCCACTTGTCTGCAACTAAGTATATTCGACCTGAGTCACGGATACGAAGACGATCCCTACGATATATGATCTGCCGTCGTGGAGAGGAGCCGTATTGTGATCCGATTTGACTGCGGATAAAATCATGCTGACCACCCGTAGCCTCCTGAATCCCCAGCACATCTGGCCTAGAATCCTTAATGTACTGACTAACCCGATATCGGCGCGCATTCCAACTTCTCTCTCCAGGGTCGTTTGCTAACTCAGTCCGTACATTGAATGTCATCACCCGCAAATCACCTCCCTTTGCAGTTGTATCCCCTCCCGACGTTGGCGGGGTGGGCAAAGTCACCTTACCACCATCTGCAACCCATACGATCTCGTCTACAGCTAGGTTAAAGCTTTTTTTAGGGTATGTGTTGGTAATACTCGTGATGGCAAATGCATAGCGAATGGTCCTCAAATCGATTTTGATACCCCGGATATCTCTGACTGGTATTCGCACGGGACTCCATCTATCCCGCTGAACATCTCCATATTTACTGGCCCCCAAAGGTACGACCACATAATGTGCATTGCCGTAGCGATCCGTTACACCAACGCGAAAATCGACATCAAGAGTGGTTTTAATATGAAATTGAATATAGCCCTCGCCGTAGTCACTCAAGTCTAATGGCTGATCAGACTGAATTCCCCCACCAAACCAAACCCCCGATCTCCCTGCCCAGGAAATATGCTGACTCCCTTTGAAAGGCTGGACCCCAGACTTGTAGCGTAAGGTTCCTTCCCAAGGATAAATTTCAGCATCATATCCAGCAATCAATCTATCTGCTGCAGATGTATCTTCACCATAGACGCTAAACACTTGATTTTGAGCCGAGGACTTTTTCGTAAACGATACTGCTAGGATAATGGCTAGGAAATAAAGTTTTCTAGAGCCTTTCAAATAATGAGGCTTGGTTTTCATGGTAGGAACTCCTTTGTTAGCCAAGCTGAAATATAAACTAAACGTTTCTTCGATCAGAACTAGCTTATAACGTGATTAAAGATCTGCCGAGTGATGACGGAGTTCTACTAAGTGGATATTAATTTTCAAGAGTATATTTGAAAGTCGTTCTGGTTAGCATAATATTAACACTGAATTGAACCGGAAAATATTTTCTATTAGGAGGCAATTAGAGCTTGTCCCCTATCTGAACTACGAGCATCATTTAGACTCATGTTTACAAGCATTGAAGTCTGTAACACTAACTGCAAAACTGTTAAACTCAACTGTTTAGGGAATGTATGGGGCAGCATTCACAGGCTTGGTTTGAAAACAAACTAAAATTAGGCATCTGCAATAAATCTTATCTCAATTAGTGTCGACTTGTCTGACACAGGCCTCGATAAAAAAAGAGGGGGTACCCTGTTTTGATATAATAAAGATTCCACAAATTATAAAAAGAAAATAATTTTTCTTCGACAGATAAAACGCCTTCCATGACTGATAAAGGGGCTTTCTATGAGAAATAGAGATCATTTTCGTCTTGCACGAAGTGAAACAACTCATCCCAAAGAACTGTAGACGCTACACTTAGGCCCAACTGAAAATTTCCATCCGAAGTTTCTTTCGACCATTGAACGATTCCCGAGAACAAACTTGGCGCTTCATCAGCCTCGCATGTAAAGTAAAGGCGGTCTGACACAGGGAAATTCCTAGGAACTTCGATGCAGACTCCCCTGCTCGATAAATTTACCAAGCGGAAAGGAGTGGCTGAGCCTTTGAATTCCCCCAACAATGCGCCCTTGGCACTTGTGTTCTTTGTACAAAATCTCTTTTCACGCCTTACCTGTGCCATGAGTCCTCCGGGCTGATCTAATCGGCTATTGCTCTGCTATCGGCTCCGCGCCCAAGTATACCTAAGAACTTGTCTTAGGTTTCCATAAACCGCTAGATTTTATTCCATATATTACAACTATGAGGGCTATTTAATGCCAGTGGGACTTCGAATGCCTCCTCCTTACTAAAAGCCTTACCTGAAGTAAGGTCCATACATTCTTTTCCTAGCAAACCTTAGTTTAAATATAGGAATAGCTAGCCGATCAGCCCCTCATACCTGGAACTGATGAAGGTTTTCTCAATGTTTAATATATTATCAAATGAAGCTGGTAACGCCACAACCTCGACTCTATTACTATCAGGTGCTCTACTGGGCGGATTCCATGCTGTAGACCTAGATGTGACTACCCAATCAGTCATGAGACAGGCGGAATCACAGCAAATCGGAATAGACGGAAAACAAGATATTATATCTGCTAGCGCAATCTTGAAATCGATTGTTTGTCGAGAAAGTAGCTTGAGTACTCCAAAGTACCCGCTCTCTGATGATGATTTAGAAATTGTTTTGGAAATACCTAAGTCAAGTCAAGATTTTGATCGTATCTTCGAAGGGCGTGAAGGTTCACGAGAGACAAGAACGGTACGTTTTGCTCATCTGGGGTCAGATAGCAATCATATGATTTTTTCCAGTGTTACAGAGCTAAACGATTCCATTATCAAGCAAAACCTAAGAATTGACTGTTCTCCTTCGGACACTGTCATTCCTGAAGATATCCTTGCCAGCCACGACATCCTATTTAACGAAGTATACCTCGGCTTAGGATATGAAGATTGGTTTGATTACGATCATAACGACCTGGCCTTTTGTTTCGAAGGGAAATTTGCTGCAGATAGAACGACTGGCGTCATCACTTCAATGGTCGATCAGAAAGTCGATACGAAAATAAGTAAGAGAAGTTCAAGTAATTCTATTGTAGTCAAACTTCATCGAAAAGTTGGCGACAAGTTCAAACTTGATCAAACTATCCAAGGGCTCAAACGAGGCCATTTGTCGAATGAGACTCTGTCTTTTAAAAAAGGAGAACAGTTTCTGCTCACCTTCAGCAGTAATATTATCCAGAAGAGCGGGCCTCAAAATCTAACTGGTAAGCGAGTTCGAGTTGAAGCCGACAACTGCCGAACAAGTGGTCGTTGATGCTTTTTTTGGGATGTAATAACAATTTCACTTTTTGAACTTGCCTTTTACCTCTAATGAGTGAGCCAACTATAATCAATCAAAAGCGATAGTATTCATTGAATTTTTTGGTTCGGCTCCACAAGTTTCGCACATTTTATTGAGTTATCAGAAGGGCGAAAGCTTGAAAGATATCCAAATCTACATTTAACCAAAAAGAGGTTCTATGGGAGTTTGGTAATAAACTGCTGAATCGGG is a window encoding:
- the trxA gene encoding thioredoxin codes for the protein MAGYVQEVSDADFESRVIENQRPCLVDFWAPWCGPCQMIGPVLDKLAQEFEGDVDIFKMNVDANSTVPQGMGVRSIPYLVTFKNGELKDTIVGAPDPQKLVDLMENLLEE
- a CDS encoding alkaline phosphatase PhoX; its protein translation is MTSDFNRRSFLKSSMGSFGFLSLGTQLTSMASGQELLDFRSLKSLGPLGSPDSQGIRLPQGFSSRQIARTGHRVVRDTDGRKTDYRWHIYPDGGACFPQNDGGWVYTSNSEIFLAGGAGAIRFNADGQIEDAYGILGGTSQNCAGGATPWGTWLSCEEIPFGSVFECDVVRDGCSEKRSGLGKFKHEAVAIDPVNMQAYLTEDEGDGCFYRYTPASVDLNGRMDLDNGLLEVAVEDGGFVSWVPLENSTPGLFQTPTRKQIRNATKFDGGEGISFHEGMIYFTTKGDNRVWFYDTNDQSLGLLYDKATSDTPILSGVDNVTVSKDGHVLVAEDGGQMQIVVIGPWGDVYPLVKVENQDHSEITGPAISPNGKRLYFSSQRGINNKFAQNTGVTYEIQGIFES
- a CDS encoding endonuclease/exonuclease/phosphatase family protein; its protein translation is MKTKPHYLKGSRKLYFLAIILAVSFTKKSSAQNQVFSVYGEDTSAADRLIAGYDAEIYPWEGTLRYKSGVQPFKGSQHISWAGRSGVWFGGGIQSDQPLDLSDYGEGYIQFHIKTTLDVDFRVGVTDRYGNAHYVVVPLGASKYGDVQRDRWSPVRIPVRDIRGIKIDLRTIRYAFAITSITNTYPKKSFNLAVDEIVWVADGGKVTLPTPPTSGGDTTAKGGDLRVMTFNVRTELANDPGERSWNARRYRVSQYIKDSRPDVLGIQEATGGQHDFIRSQIGSQYGSSPRRQIIYRRDRLRIRDSGRIYLVADKWGNRSAEWLEFEVKPTGQRFVFVASHWGVDRNSQQGSANIMRDALGGINGNWRVPTIFVGDLNVQPGSRPLTTLLDQTPLKNFFWGSTFNAWYGANIQLDYVTGHRVSKKDCFVERSHNSFQAPSDHRGIVCNLRF
- a CDS encoding PilZ domain-containing protein encodes the protein MAQVRREKRFCTKNTSAKGALLGEFKGSATPFRLVNLSSRGVCIEVPRNFPVSDRLYFTCEADEAPSLFSGIVQWSKETSDGNFQLGLSVASTVLWDELFHFVQDENDLYFS